The nucleotide sequence ATATTTACGCCCGACGGGGCAAAGTCCATGATGTTCAGACGCAGCCGGGATTCCCCGTTCCAGTCGTCCTGCTCCAGATTATATACGATGTCCAGTGGCAGTTGCACGTCCACGATGCGTTCGCCGGCACCGAAGGCCACCGCGTCCCATAAACCGGCGCCCTGCTTGAGCTTGAGCCTGAGGTGCGCGCCGCTGGAGCCCATGGTACGGCAGTCGGCGATGCGCGTGCCCTGGCTGATGAAAACAGGAGCTGCGTTACCCATGCCGAAGGGCGCCAGCTTCTGAATTTGTGTATGGGTTGCTCCACTCAGTTCGCTGAACCTGACAGAAGCGTCAATGTCTATCCGGGGGCGCAGGTCGAGCATGGCGAGTTCACCGACGGCGATTTCGTTAAGGCGTTCTTCAAACCTGGGCAGGTTGGCAGCAAGCAGGGTGAAACCGGCTGCCTGGGCATGCCCGCCGAAGCGCGTCAGCAGGTCGGAGCATTTACTGATAGCCTCGGTAATATTGAACTCAGGTATGCTGCGGCAACTGCCGTGACAAACCTCTTCGCCTGTCTGTATGACGATGGCAGGGTGGTAGAACTCATCACACAATCTGCCCGCCACCAGCCCCAGTACCCCGCCGGCATAGCCGGGGTCGCGGGCGATAAGAATGGGCGAAATGCCCTTCGCCACCACCTGTTCCCGGGCATGGGTCATAGCAGCGGCGGTAAGGCGCTGGCGCTCGCTGTTCTGTTCCGCCAGAGCTTGCCCCAGTGTGCGCGCTTCTTCAGGTGACTCGGTTACCAGCAGATTGTAGGCTGAGATAGCGTGTTCCAGCCTGCCGGCGGCGTTGAGGCGCGGGGCCAGGCCGAAAGAGATATCCTGGGCATCCATTTTTTCCAGTTTGATGCCTGCCTGCGAGGCCAGTTCTCTAAGGCCAGGACGCGTGGTATTCCTCAGTTGTTCGAGGCCGGCTTTTACAAGGTAGCGGTTTTCCCCTACTAGAGGCATCATATCCGCTACTGTGCCGAGCGCCACCAGGTCGAGGAACTCCTGGACTTCATTTTCTTTACCCAAACCTTGATATAGAGCTTGCAACAGCTTGTACGCCACACCCACGCCGGCGAGGTCTGCAAAAGGATAACGCGAATCCTGTCGTTTGGGGTCCACTACGGCAATAGCGGGGGGTAACTCTTCCAGCGGCAGGTGGTGGTCGGTGATTATCAAATCCAGCGGGGGCAGGCGGGGCTTGTGTGTCTCACGCATCTGCGCTGTGCCGGTGATGCCACAGTCCGCTGTGATTACCAGGGTCACACCGTGTTCCCGCAGCTCTGCAAGGGCGTAGCTGTTTAAACCGTGCCCTTCCTGTAAGCGGTGCGGTATGTAAGGAATGACGTGACCGCCCAGCCGCTCAAGTCCCTTGACCAGTAACGCTGTGGCGCTGATGCCGTCGACGTCGAAATCGCCGTAAACGGCTATCTTTTCGCCGCTGAGGAGGGCTTTCTGGATGCGCTGGACAGCTTTCTCGATATCAGGCATCATCCAGGGGTCTCCGCTCAACCGGCTGTCAGCGCTGAAGAAAGCTTGCGCCAGGGCGGGTTCGCTCAGCCCCCGGTTGTAAAGGAGTTGCTTCAGCAGCGGAGAGTATTCAGCGGTGTTTATAGGGTGACCGGCCGGTATACGCGGCAGGATGCTCCAGCGGCAACGGTTCAAACGCCTGCCTCGCTGTATCGTCCCAGTATCAATGTCGAGTTGTGCCCGCCGAAACCGAACGAGTTGGAAAGGGCTATTTTTACTTTGGCCTTGCGCGCCTTGTTGGGCACGTAGTCCAGGTCGCAGTTGGGATCGGGATGAGTCAGGTTGATAGTGGGCGGAATGATGCCCTCTTTAATGACCAGCGCGCAGATAGAAGCTTCCAGCGCCCCCGCGGCGCCGATGAGGTGACCGGTCATGGATTTGGTGGAGCTGACAGGAACTTTGCCGGCATTCTGCCCGAAGACAGACTTGATGGCACAGGTCTCCATCTTGTCGTTGAGCTGGGTGGAAGTGCCGTGCGCGTTGACGTAATCGATATCTTCCGGCTTCAACCCGGCGCGCTCGATAGCTCGTTTCATGGAGCGCACGCCGCCCTCGCCGCTCTCGGTGGGCTGCGTCATGTGGTAGGCGTCGGCGCTGGCCCCGTAGGAGAGCATCTCTCCGATAATATGCGCTCCCCGCGCTCTGGCATGTTCCAGGCTCTCCAGAACAAGAACCGCTGAGCCTTCGCTGATGATAAATCCGTCGCGCGTGGCATCGAAGGGGCGCGAAGCCGTCTCGGGGCTGTCATTGCGTGTCGAGAGAGCTTTGAGGGCGCTAAAACTGCCGACGCCGATGGGGTTGATGCAGGATTCGCTGCCTCCGGTGAAGATAACGGGCATGTCGCCGCGCCGGATAAATTCAAAGGCGACGCCGATAGCATCTGCCCCCGATGAGCAGGCGGAAGTAGTGCAGAAGTTGGTGCCCTTGAGGCCGAGAGAAATCGATACCTGCCCTGCCGCCATATCCGAGATCATCATAGGAACGGTAAAAGGACTGAGCCTGTCGGGGCCTTTTTCAATGAGGATTTTGGCCTGTTCGAATAGGGTATTTAGTCCGCCGATGCCGCTGCCGATAATGGTGCCGATAGAGTCAGCGTTGGAGGCGTCCACTACCAGTCCGGACTGCACCAGCGCCTGTTTGGCAGCCGCTACAGCCAGTTGCGCGAAGCGGTCCATGCGCTTAGCTTCCTTAACGCTCATGAAGGCGGTCGGGTCGAAGCCCTTTATTTCGCCGGCAATTTTGGTATCGTGTCTTGAAACATCGAACTGAGTTATGCAGTTTATTCCGGATTTACCGGAGATAAGCCCCTGCCAGGTGCTGGCGGTATCCAGCCCTAACGGGGTAAGCATGCCTATACCGGTGATGACGACTCTGTGATTGGTGTTTGACATAAGATAGCACTCCGAGGATTTTATATCAGTCTTATTGGAGCATACTTTAGCATAAAAACTCACATTGCTGCAAAAAAGAATTATATGATCATCATTAATTCATGCTTTGTGCAGTAAAGAGAACTTGCTATAATACAGTAGGTTTATGTGATGGAGGTGATAGGGGTGTTGAAGAGCTACACGGCCAAGTACCTGAAAATAAGTTCTGGCTACATGGGGCAGCTTGTCGAATGGCCTGAAGTGATTACGGAGGGCAAAACCATAGACGAGTGCAGGGAATTGCTCAAAGACGCTGTGGGCGAGATGATAATGGCCTATAAACAACAGGGGCGAGAGATACCTTTGGGCGGAGGTTTGCTTGAGCATGTACTTATAGAGGCATAGTTTGTCGGTTAAACGTCGGGATTTGTTGAAATACTTTGAAGAAAATGGCTTTCGTTTGTTGCGTGAAGGCAGCAAACATTCTATCTATACTAATGATATCAAAACCGTGCCGGTGAAACGGCATCCGACCCTCGACAGGATAACCGCAAATGAGTTGTGCAAACAGGCCGGGTTATCTCCCAAATTCTAGCCCTAAAAATCCTTTTAATCTCCATTTTTATTATGCCATTTGGCGTCTTCCTCTGTTATAATTCTAGTGTTATGCCTCGAGAAATCCGCGTTGCCATCGAAACCCTCGGCTGCAAGCTGAACCAGGCCGAGTCGGAAACGCTGGCCAGGCAACTCGCTGCGGCAGGATGTCAAATCGTCGGCGTCAATGAAAAGACCGATGCTTTTATCCTCAACACATGCACCGTCACCCATATCGCCGACCGCAAGTGCCGCCAGTCTCTGCGCGCCGCCCGCCGCAACAACCCTAATGCTTTGATCGTCGCCACCGGCTGCTATGCCAACTGCTCGGAGAGTGAACTGTGGGGTATACCGGACATAGACTTGATTCTGAAAAATAAGGACAAAGACTCGCTTTCCCAGATAGTTGCGCAGCGTCTCGGGGCGTCCAGTCCTGCCGGTATGACAGAAACTGGTCTGCGCACGCGGGCCTTTATCAAAGCGCAAGACGGTTGCAACCGCCGCTGTGCCTACTGCATCGTGCCGATGGTGCGCGGGCGCGAAAAAAGCCTGCCTTCCGACGTCGTGATGGCGGAAATTCAGGCCAGAGTGGCTGACGACTATAAAGAAGTGGTGCTCACCGGAACGGAAGTCGGTTCATATTCCTCAGATGGTTTAAATATCAAGGGGCTGCTTAGGCGCATCCTGGCCGAAACGAAAATAGAGCGCCTGCGTGTTTCTTCGTTGCAGCCGTACGAAATAACCCCCGAATTACTCGCTTTATGGAAGAATTCTAGATTATGTCCCCACTTTCATATCTCGCTGCAAAGCGGGGCGGACGTTGTGCTCAACCATATGAAACGAGGCTATTCAACTTCCGAATTTGAAAAAGCTCTGAAGAAGATTAGAGAAACGTTGCCGGAAGCGGCCACAACCACTGACGTTATCGTTGGATTCCCTGGAGAAACCGATGCCGAGTTTCAACAGACCGTAGATTTCTGCCGCAGGGTGGGTTTTGCTCGCATCCATGTATTCGCCTTTTCGCCTAGGCCGGGAACTGCTGCCGCGGATATGACCGGACAGGTAGACGCGCGGATAAAAAAAGAGCGTTCCGCTAAAATGCTGGCGTTGGCAAAAGAAAGTGCTGCAGAGTTTCGCTGCGCTTTCCTTGGCAGGACCTTAACAGTGCTGTGGGAGCAAAAATCAAACGCAGGTGTCTGGTCGGGATATACGTCCAACTACATCCGCATTTATACTCGAAGTGAGCGAAACCTGACCAATGTTTTAACCGAAACGAGGTTGGTAAAATTATACAGAGACGGGGTCTGGGGAGAACCGATGAATCCGGAGGAGAATAAATGAAAAGCGTAATTGTTTTGGCAATGCACGGGTCGCCGCCCCCCGACTTCCCGCGCCCCGAACTGGCGGAGTTCATGTCTTTGCATGCCCGGCTGGAGGCAGCGGCTGTGTCACACAGCCCGGCACTGGAAAGCCGCTATGAAGAGCTGGAGCAGAAAATGCGGCAATGGCCGCGCAGCCGGCAAAATGACCCTTTCTTTGCTTCCTTTCAGGAAATCGCTGCCGAGCTTGAACGCTCCAGCGGATATGAAGTGATTCTGGGCTTCAATGAGTTTTGTGCACCCAGCCTAGGCGAGGTTCTGGAACATGCCGCCTCTTCCGGCGCCGCGAGGGTATTTGTGGTCACCCCCATGATGACGCGCGGTGGAGAGCACTCCGAAAAAGACATCGCTCAGGCGGTAAAAAAAGCTCAGGAAAAACATCCGGGCGTGCGCTTCGTTTATGCCTGGCCTTTCGAGACCTCTGAAGTGGCGCAGTTTCTCGCCGCTCAAATTAAAAGATTTGAAAGTGACTGAAACAGTTATTTAGCCGGTACGCGCAGCGTATTGGCCACCACAGATATGATGTGAATGATGGGTTGCATCAGCGGAGAAAGCGGTTTTACTTCTGATAAAACGGTGAAATTGGCCACTCCCGGCAAATTGGTTACGCTGCCCGGGCAGACGTCCACCTCTTTCCCGTCTATTTTTACTTTCAGCCAGGTGTGCCCGGTGATGCGCTCCCTGGCCATCTGGCCGTCTATCATGCGCGCTTCAAAGCGGCAGCGTGCGGCATACACCGGCCTGCAATCTGTCCCCAGATGGTCGTAGATTATTTGTAAAGCCAGCGCTTGCTGCTGGCAGTAGCCCTGCCCCCGTTCGAAGGCGCGTTCAGGCGTATCCCAGGGGTTCCTGCGCGAGTAGTCGAATTTTCTGGCCGTAAGGTTCTGTGCGTAAGCTGCCATGTCCCATCCCTTTAATCCACTATCCTTGCATATCTCAATTGCATCGTCGATGGTCGCCACGCCGTCCAGTGAAGTTTGATATTGTATTGGATAATAACCCGCCCCCCAGGACGTCAGGCCACTCAAAAACAAGGTCAGCAACAGATTGATTACAATGACGCTGAACAGGTTCGTTCCGGATATTTTGAGCCTCCACGCCGCCCCCAGTCAGGCGGCGCCGGGGATTTCATAAACGCGCAAAAAGAAAAACACGGCTCCTGCTGAGAGCAATGCGGCCAGCATAAGGAAGGGGATAATGCGTTTTTTCATTCTAACGTTATTGTAGGAGATTTATGTCGCCTGTCAATACACCTGATATGCCTGTAACAACCGTCGGAGAAGAATACTCCATTGCTATCTTTTTATTCTAAACCTGGCCGAAGGGCGGCAAAGTGGAGAAAGTTCTTTCCATGGCCTTGAGTATTTCGGCCACTTCCGGGTCGGTATCCTTATACGGCGTCACGCGGTTGATGGCGAACACGGCGGCGGTATAGTCCTCGCGCGTTTTTATTGCCTGCTCGCGGATGAGGCGGTGCAGCAGGTCCTTGCTTTCCTTGATGGTGGCTTTGTCTACAGGCTTGTTGTCCTCATCGCCAACGAACATCTTAGCCTCCTTCGTACCCATCCCCTCTCCCTTGAGGGGAGAGGAATAAGGTGAGGGTGAAAGTCTGGGACTAAACTTATACTTCGGACTGCCTTACTTTAGCAGCCTTGTGGTTACAAAGTATAACAAAGAGAGAGTGAAAATTAAAGAAATATGACATTATGGGGGGAGAGGCGTGGTGCGCCTGGTGGGATTCGAACCCACGACCCTCGGTTTCGAAGTGCGTCTGTAAAGGCGCTTTTAGCTAGAGTTTGACACTTTTTACCGCCATCCGAGAACAGTTAATTACGCACAATAGTGACTAACGGCTGCAAAGAAAGAATAGCAAACGGAATAGCAAAAAAAGCTTACAATTTAAGTGGCAAAAACTTATTCCAACTTTGTGCAGCATTCATTGCCCATAGCAAGAGAGCTCCCTTTGCTGTAATATGGTCAATAATCTTAACCAAGATAAATCAAGTTGATATATCGAAGGAGGTAAAATGGCTTCACCCTTGGTAAAGGGATGGATATACGCGACAGTCCCGATTGAAAATCCACAGGGAGAATCCGGCACCG is from Dehalococcoidia bacterium and encodes:
- a CDS encoding type II toxin-antitoxin system HicA family toxin, producing the protein MSVKRRDLLKYFEENGFRLLREGSKHSIYTNDIKTVPVKRHPTLDRITANELCKQAGLSPKF
- the mtaB gene encoding tRNA (N(6)-L-threonylcarbamoyladenosine(37)-C(2))-methylthiotransferase MtaB, encoding MPFGVFLCYNSSVMPREIRVAIETLGCKLNQAESETLARQLAAAGCQIVGVNEKTDAFILNTCTVTHIADRKCRQSLRAARRNNPNALIVATGCYANCSESELWGIPDIDLILKNKDKDSLSQIVAQRLGASSPAGMTETGLRTRAFIKAQDGCNRRCAYCIVPMVRGREKSLPSDVVMAEIQARVADDYKEVVLTGTEVGSYSSDGLNIKGLLRRILAETKIERLRVSSLQPYEITPELLALWKNSRLCPHFHISLQSGADVVLNHMKRGYSTSEFEKALKKIRETLPEAATTTDVIVGFPGETDAEFQQTVDFCRRVGFARIHVFAFSPRPGTAAADMTGQVDARIKKERSAKMLALAKESAAEFRCAFLGRTLTVLWEQKSNAGVWSGYTSNYIRIYTRSERNLTNVLTETRLVKLYRDGVWGEPMNPEENK
- the recJ gene encoding single-stranded-DNA-specific exonuclease RecJ; translated protein: MDTGTIQRGRRLNRCRWSILPRIPAGHPINTAEYSPLLKQLLYNRGLSEPALAQAFFSADSRLSGDPWMMPDIEKAVQRIQKALLSGEKIAVYGDFDVDGISATALLVKGLERLGGHVIPYIPHRLQEGHGLNSYALAELREHGVTLVITADCGITGTAQMRETHKPRLPPLDLIITDHHLPLEELPPAIAVVDPKRQDSRYPFADLAGVGVAYKLLQALYQGLGKENEVQEFLDLVALGTVADMMPLVGENRYLVKAGLEQLRNTTRPGLRELASQAGIKLEKMDAQDISFGLAPRLNAAGRLEHAISAYNLLVTESPEEARTLGQALAEQNSERQRLTAAAMTHAREQVVAKGISPILIARDPGYAGGVLGLVAGRLCDEFYHPAIVIQTGEEVCHGSCRSIPEFNITEAISKCSDLLTRFGGHAQAAGFTLLAANLPRFEERLNEIAVGELAMLDLRPRIDIDASVRFSELSGATHTQIQKLAPFGMGNAAPVFISQGTRIADCRTMGSSGAHLRLKLKQGAGLWDAVAFGAGERIVDVQLPLDIVYNLEQDDWNGESRLRLNIMDFAPSGVNI
- a CDS encoding type II toxin-antitoxin system HicB family antitoxin encodes the protein MLKSYTAKYLKISSGYMGQLVEWPEVITEGKTIDECRELLKDAVGEMIMAYKQQGREIPLGGGLLEHVLIEA
- the fabF gene encoding beta-ketoacyl-[acyl-carrier-protein] synthase II gives rise to the protein MSNTNHRVVITGIGMLTPLGLDTASTWQGLISGKSGINCITQFDVSRHDTKIAGEIKGFDPTAFMSVKEAKRMDRFAQLAVAAAKQALVQSGLVVDASNADSIGTIIGSGIGGLNTLFEQAKILIEKGPDRLSPFTVPMMISDMAAGQVSISLGLKGTNFCTTSACSSGADAIGVAFEFIRRGDMPVIFTGGSESCINPIGVGSFSALKALSTRNDSPETASRPFDATRDGFIISEGSAVLVLESLEHARARGAHIIGEMLSYGASADAYHMTQPTESGEGGVRSMKRAIERAGLKPEDIDYVNAHGTSTQLNDKMETCAIKSVFGQNAGKVPVSSTKSMTGHLIGAAGALEASICALVIKEGIIPPTINLTHPDPNCDLDYVPNKARKAKVKIALSNSFGFGGHNSTLILGRYSEAGV